The DNA segment AACATTCCGCCGCCGGATGCAGGAACGGCGATGACCTTTGAAACCCTGCTGATTGCTGGCGCGAACTTCGGCTTCATTGTGGGATTGGCCTTCCGCAGTGCCAAGCTTGGGTGTGCGGCCCTATGGATGATGCCCATCGCCACGATGGCCTACTTCAACTGGTGGCAGAACGCTCATTCGGGAGACTTACGATCGACCAGCGGGTTGGCCTTGGTGTTTGTTGCCCTGCCGGGGTCCAGCATCGGCGCGATGGGAGGGTCTTTGATCGGCCTCGCGATCCGGTACGGAATGCGCGAAAAGCGGAACGGCAGCTAACCACCCAAGTCGGCCGCTCGTTCGAAATCACCGACCATCGCTCGCCAGACGCCGGGTGATCACCCCCGGCCCAACCGCATCCGCTTGCGCAGCCCGCCGGGCATCCAGCGCGACGCGAACGCCAGCCGCCGGGCCGTCTTGCCCACCAGCGTGTGCAGGCGGTCGCCGTGCACCGCCGTCCAGGCCGCTTCCGCGACCGTCTCCACCGGAGTGAACTCCAGCCCCGCCTCGACCACCGTTTCGCGCACACTGCGGTTCGATCCGCCCACCGCCGCGGTGAGCAGCGGCGTGTCGATGAAGCCTGGCATCAGGCTGCGCACGCGAATGTTCTCGCCCGCCCACTCGCCGTCCAGCGCTTCGGTCAGGCCGCGTACGGCGAACTTCGTCGCGGAATAGATCGCCGCTCCCGCCGTGCCGTAGATCCCCGCCGCCGAGGCCGTGTTGAGCAGGCAGGAGCCGGGCGTCGCCGCGAGATAAGGATAGGCCAGCCGCGCGCCATAGACGACGCCCTTGATGTTCACGTCCAGCGCGCGGTCGATCTCCTCCAGCGAGGCGGCGCCGAACGGCCCTCCTACTGCCACGCCGGCATTGTTGAACAACACGTCCAGCCGCCCGCCGCTCGCTTGCGTGAATTCGGCCAGCACTTCCTCCCAATCCTCGGGCGAGCGCACGTCCATGACATGGCTGGTGGTCCGATCGGCCGGCAGCATCGCCGCCGTCGCCTTCAGCGCCGCCTCGTCACGGTCGGCAAGGCCGACCCGCCAGCCGCGTTCGGAGAACAGCCGGGCGACCGCGCGACCGATGCCCGAGCCGCCGCCGGTGATCAGGATTGTCTTCATGGCCCCGCTCCTTTGTTTGACCTGGAGCGCGGCATCCCGCATCCTCCCGGTCGATGCCAGTGGAATCGCGTGGCCCTGCCGTCGGCTTCCACGACGTGACCAAACGGTTTGGCGCCGCCGCTCCAGCTGTCGATGGCGTGTCCCTCGGAATCGAACCGGGCAGTTTCGTGGCGTTGGTGGGTACGTCCGGCTCGGGCAAGTCTACTCTGCTGAAGACGATCAACCGGCTGGTCGAGCCGACAGCCGGCGAGGTGACCATCGACGGCGAGGATGTTCGCCGGCTTCCCCTCCCGGCGCTTCGCCGCGGCATCGGCTATGTCTTTCAAAATGTGGGTCTATTTCCTCATCTCACGGTGGCGGAGAATGTCGCGCTGCCACTGCGCCTTGCAGGGCAGCGGTCGGATGATCGCGTCAGCGAGCTGCTCGAGCTAGTTGAGCTGCCGCTCAGCCTGGCCACGCGCCTGCCGGCCGCGCTGTCCGGCGGGCAGCGCCAGCGCGTCGGTGTCGCGCGCGCGCTGGCCGCAGGGCCGCGCCTGATGCTGATGGACGAGCCGTTCGGCGCGCTCGATCCGGTGACGCGCGATTCGCTTGGCAAGGCGGTGCGGGCGCTACACGCGCGGCTCGGGCTCACCACGGTGATGGTCACGCATGACATGGCGGAG comes from the Sphingomonas sp. OV641 genome and includes:
- a CDS encoding SDR family oxidoreductase, which translates into the protein MKTILITGGGSGIGRAVARLFSERGWRVGLADRDEAALKATAAMLPADRTTSHVMDVRSPEDWEEVLAEFTQASGGRLDVLFNNAGVAVGGPFGAASLEEIDRALDVNIKGVVYGARLAYPYLAATPGSCLLNTASAAGIYGTAGAAIYSATKFAVRGLTEALDGEWAGENIRVRSLMPGFIDTPLLTAAVGGSNRSVRETVVEAGLEFTPVETVAEAAWTAVHGDRLHTLVGKTARRLAFASRWMPGGLRKRMRLGRG
- a CDS encoding ATP-binding cassette domain-containing protein, with translation MPVESRGPAVGFHDVTKRFGAAAPAVDGVSLGIEPGSFVALVGTSGSGKSTLLKTINRLVEPTAGEVTIDGEDVRRLPLPALRRGIGYVFQNVGLFPHLTVAENVALPLRLAGQRSDDRVSELLELVELPLSLATRLPAALSGGQRQRVGVARALAAGPRLMLMDEPFGALDPVTRDSLGKAVRALHARLGLTTVMVTHDMAEALLLADRVLVMRDGRIVADETPAGLLAGGGGDAAQALVAVPRLQAQRLADLAR